A genome region from Penicillium psychrofluorescens genome assembly, chromosome: 3 includes the following:
- a CDS encoding uncharacterized protein (ID:PFLUO_005764-T1.cds;~source:funannotate), protein MRTSFQSGLLLASMMAPLASAERVVGAYIFARHGDRTAKVSGNTELTDLGYREVFDAGSFYNARYINNSSAKYIEGISSNVVNLTQVQASAPVDAVLQNSGTGFLQGVYPPVGATMGSMKLANGTTVQSPLQGYQLIPLSVVGDGDDSEDSSWLQGTTNCPQATVSSNNYFLSSQYMELLSSTNDFYHSLSPMLTAAFNESSTNFLNAYEIFDYLNVARIHNSSANFPHSDLLNDSVYHQLLTLANAHEYGLAYNKSEPVRAIAGAILAGEILEGLNDTITGAGELLGLQFGSYGTFLSFFGLMQLPKASIDFTGIPDYASSFVLELVTDAPGTGMPDTDEINVRFTFHNGTLTGSDEPVAYPLFGTSNVLMSWSDFVSETQKIAVTDDTNLCGMCGLTTGSCATSSSSASSTADDSSSGSGGISRPVAGVIGAMVTLAVILGLEAVFFLIGGFTIAKRRKHGAVESSTGAMTEDKK, encoded by the coding sequence ATGCGCACTTCGTTTCAGTCCGGCCTCCTGCTGGCCTCCATGATGGCACCGCTGGCTTCGGCCGAGCGTGTGGTGGGTGCATACATCTTCGCGCGCCACGGTGATCGTACCGCCAAGGTCTCCGGTAACACTGAGCTGACCGACCTGGGCTATCGCGAGGTCTTCGATGCGGGCTCTTTCTACAACGCCCGCTACATCAACAACTCCTCGGCCAAGTACATCGAGGGCATCAGCTCCAATGTCGTCAACCTCACCCAGGTCCAGGCCTCGGCACCTGTGGACGCCGTGCTGCAGAACTCGGGCACGGGCTTCCTGCAAGGCGTGTACCCGCCTGTCGGCGCGACAATGGGCTCGATGAAGCTCGCCAACGGGACGACCGTCCAGTCGCCGCTGCAAGGCTACCAGCTGATTCCGCTATCTGTCGTGGGGGACGGCGACGACAGCGAGGACTCGAGCTGGCTGCAGGGTACCACGAACTGCCCCCAGGCCACCGTCAGTAGCAACAACTATTTCCTCTCGAGCCAGTACATGGAGCtgctctcctccaccaacgACTTCTATCACTCGCTCTCGCCTATGCTGACCGCGGCCTTCAATGAGTCCTCCACGAATTTTCTGAATGCCTACGAGATCTTCGACTACCTGAATGTCGCACGGATCCACAACTCGTCGGCCAACTTCCCCCATAGTGACCTGCTGAACGACTCGGTGTATCACCAGCTCCTGACCCTGGCCAATGCCCACGAGTACGGCCTGGCCTACAATAAGTCCGAACCCGTGCGAGCTATTGCCGGTGCCATCCTGGCCGGCGAGATCCTGGAGGGCCTCAACGACACCATCACCGGCGcgggcgagctgctgggcctgcagTTCGGCTCCTACGGTACCTTCCTCTCGTTCTTTGGATTGATGCAACTACCCAAAGCCTCGATTGATTTCACCGGTATTCCGGACTATGCGTCCTCGTTCGTGCTTGAGCTGGTGACCGATGCGCCTGGCACCGGGATGCCGGATACCGATGAGATCAACGTGCGCTTCACCTTCCACAACGGCACCCTCACCGGATCTGACGAGCCGGTGGCCTACCCGTTGTTCGGTACCTCGAACGTGTTGATGTCCTGGTCCGACTTTGTCTCGGAGACCCAGAAGATTGCCGTCACCGACGACACGAACTTGTGCGGCATGTGCGGCCTCACGACGGGCTCGTGCGCGACCTCGAGCTCGTCCGCCTCTAGCACGGCCGACGATTCCTcctctggctctggcggTATCTCGCGCCCCGTTGCTGGTGTGATTGGCGCCATGGTCACGCTGGCGGTCATTCTGGGTCTGGAGGcggtcttcttcctgatcgGTGGCTTCACCATCGCCAAGCGGCGCAAGCATGGTGCGGTCGAGAGCAGCACTGGTGCCATGACCGAGGACAAGAAGTAG
- a CDS encoding uncharacterized protein (ID:PFLUO_005765-T1.cds;~source:funannotate) — MSDYDDEMDVDAPSKDVQFSSESAGKKRTAADLPVEAQDNLPWVEKYRPTTLDDVSGHQDILATINRFVEANRLPHLLLYGPPGTGKTSTILALARRIYGNKNMRQMVLELNASDDRGIDVVREQIKTFASTKQIFSMAPQSTAGTSLAGFKLIILDEADAMTSAAQMALRRIMERYTANTRFCIIANYTHKLAPALLSRCTRFRFSPLKEADIRTLVDQVIEKEQVRIQPEAVDSLVTLSKGDMRRALNVLQACHASSMPLPTKNQTEPRPEPETITNGTIYDCIAAPHPADIQQIMTTILSTSDVTSCLNTVQTLKSTKGLALADILSALADQLQQLEVPAQTRIAWLEGLAEIEWRLAGGGSEAVQTGGMVGVVRIGCELMGDKGVAV; from the exons atgtccgacTACGACGATGAGATGGACGTCGATGCGCCCTCAAAGGATGTCCAGTTCAGCTCGGAGAGTGCTGGCAAGAAGAGAACGGCCGCCGACCTGCCGGTGGAAGCTCAAGATAATCTGCCCTG GGTCGAAAAGTATCGGCCAACCACGCTAGATGATGTCTCTGGCCACCAGGACATCCTCGCGACCATCAATCGCTTCGTCGAAGCAAAT CGactccctcatcttcttctctaCGGCCCGCCCGGCACCGGCAAGACCTCCACGATCCTCGCGCTGGCACGACGGATATACGGAAACAAGAATATGCGGCAgatggtgctggagctgaACGCCAGTGACGACCGTGGCATTGATGTGGTGCGCGAGCAGATCAAGACGTTTGCCAGCACGAAAcagatcttctccatggcaCCCCAGTCCACCGCCGGCACTTCTCTCGCTGGATTCAAgctgatcatcctcgacgaggccgatGCCATGACGTCGGCCGCTCAAATGGCTCTCCGCCGGATCATGGAGCGGTACACGGCCAATACGCGATTCTGCATTATCGCCAACTACACCCACAAGCTCGCGCCCGCGCTGCTATCACGATGCACGCGGTTCCGATTCAGCCCACTCAAAGAGGCCGACATCCGCACTCTCGTCGACCAAGTGATCGAAAAGGAGCAGGTCCGCATCCAACCCGAGGCAGTGGACAGTCTCGTCACCCTCAGCAAAGGTGATATGCGACGAGCTTTGAACGTCCTGCAAGCCTGCCATGCCAGCAGCATGCCGCTGCCGACCAAAAACCAAACCGAACCCCGGCCGGAACCTGAGACGATCACCAACGGGACCATCTACGACTGCATCGCGGCGCCACACCCGGCCGATATCCAACAGATCATGACTACGATCCTATCGACCAGCGATGTGACCTCGTGCCTGAACACGGTGCAGACGCTCAAGTCGACCAAGGGTCTGGCGCTAGCTGATATTCTATCTGCATTGGCAGATCAACTACAGCAACTCGAAGTCCCCGCCCAGACTCGTATTGCCTGGCTAGAGGGTCTGGCCGAGATCGAGTGGAGGCTAGCAGGTGGTGGGTCCGAGGCCGTTCAGACCGGGGGCATGGTTGGGGTGGTGCGCATCGGGTGTGAGCTGATGGGCGATAAGGGTGTGGCGGTATGA
- a CDS encoding uncharacterized protein (ID:PFLUO_005767-T1.cds;~source:funannotate), with protein sequence MHSYIRPDQFVALRLPSDMLKIVKLIPDTTVNLGKYGLFPANQIIGRPFYLTYEIDSPDEKDGHVLRAVSAAELHAEALIADADVDGEADGLEQEEGTPMRSNRETVDDASTQRLTVQEIEELKKTATGAGREIVEKILESHSALDQKTAFSLAKYTLRKRKKFIKRFTIFPMDVSLLTNYILEGRDAARTLELRDEHIGLLGCLGNVHHGGNLALDSSPVPKPNSRYFVVDDTGGLVVAAMAERMGILYPRDEDEADEDEQQHTPNKRPRPAPMSASGNTITVVHSYSQPNLSLLKYFGYDTDKPDESHPLHTHLKSISWMQLIDPMADPIYENEPPVLSASELESFKQSKRSAYFHKRNRWEKVKSVVDEARDGGFDGLIVSTLMEPAGILKHLVPLLAGSGSVAVYSPTIEPLTQLMDMYSTARRTAFIHRRREIETQGGSDAELNEEFELDPTILLPPNLHTLRVRQWQVLPGRTHPLMSSRGGAEGYLFHGLRVFPSTQKIQAAGAFRKRRKVTSTATPGSDSDVEMASTSV encoded by the exons ATGCATTCCTACATTCGGCCAGACCAGTTTGTGGCCCTCCGGCTGCCGTCGGACATGCTGAAGATTGTCAAGCTCATCCCAGATAC AACCGTCAACTTGGGCAAATATGGCTTATTCCCGGCAAACCAGATAATCGGACGGCCGTTCTACTTGACATATGAAATTGACAGCCCGGACGAGAAGGATGGCCATGTGCTGCGggccgtctccgccgccgaaCTGCATGCCGAAGCTCTCATCGCAGACGCCGACGTCGACGGAGAGGCCGACGGCCTGGAGCAAGAGGAGGGGACCCCGATGCGCTCCAATCGGGAGACGGTCGACGATGCATCGACGCAGCGATTGACGGTGCAGGAGATCGAAgagctgaagaagacggcCACGGGGGCGGGCCGAGAGATCGTCGAGAAAATCTTGGAGTCGCACTCGGCATTGGACCAAAAGACGGCCTTCTCGCTGGCCAAGTACACCTTACGgaagcgcaagaagttcATCAAGCGGTTTACCATCTTCCCGATGGACGTGAGTTTGCTCACCAACTATATTCTGGAGGGACGGGATGCCGCGAGAACCTTGGAGCTGCGGGACGAACATATCGGTCTGCTCGGGTGTCTGGGCAATGTACACCACGGTGGAAATCTTGCGCTGGACTCAAGTCCTGTGCCCAAGCCGAATAGTCGGTACTTCGTGGTCGACGATACCGGTGGCCTCGTTGTGGCGGCAATGGCCGAGCGCATGGGCATTCTATACCCCCGggatgaggacgaggcgGATGAGGACGAGCAACAGCACACACCCAACAAGCGTCCTCGTCCAGCCCCAATGTCTGCATCCGGCAACACTATCACCGTCGTCCACTCCTACTCACAACCGAACCTATCCCTCTTGAAATACTTTGGCTATGACACGGACAAGCCCGATGAATCACATCCTCTCCACACCCATCTCAAATCGATCAGCTGGATGCAACTGATTGACCCCATGGCGGATCCCATCTACGAAAACGAGCCACCCGTCCTCTCGGCATCGGAGCTAGAAAGTTTCAAGCAGAGCAAACGCAGTGCATATTTCCACAAGCGCAATCGATGGGAAAAGGTCAAGAGCGTGGTGGATGAGGCGCGAGATGGTGGATTTGATGGACTCATTGTCAGCACCCTGATGGAGCCAGCAGGCATTCTCAAACATCTGGTGCCACTGCTTGCCGGGTCGGGCTCTGTCGCCGTATATTCACCAACCATCGAGCCACTCACTCAACTGATGGACATGTACTCCACAGCTCGGAGGACGGCATTCATCCACCGGAGGCGGGAAATCGAGACCCAAGGTGGCTCAGACGCCGAGTTGAATGAAGAGTTTGAACTCGACCCCACCATTCTGCTCCCTCCCAACCTGCACACTTTGCGCGTGCGCCAGTGGCAAGTCCTGCCCGGCCGTACCCACCCCCTCATGTCCAGCCGTGGCGGCGCAGAGGGCTATCTCTTCCATGGACTTCGCGTGTTCCCAAGTACACAGAAGATCCAGGCCGCAGGCGCCTTCCGGAAACGACGGAAGGTGACCAGCACGGCTACCCCGGGCAGTGATTCAGATGTCGAGATGGCATCGACATCTGTTTAA
- a CDS encoding uncharacterized protein (ID:PFLUO_005763-T1.cds;~source:funannotate), producing the protein MSTQYATEPNPTASATLNTTVGPIHIALFANQTPLTCKNFLQHCKDNYYAGTIFHRVAPDFVIQGGDPTGTGSGGTSIYEYPEFEYDPEARDPDERVVLRDELHSRLRFTRRGLVGMAKSEDGSYGSQFFITLANTERELNNQCTLFGRLEGDSIFNVLKIADADRVEGTERPMYPIKVTSCEVGELGPLAGKLKDRKIVSTTGAKADEKPKKKKKAPKGKALLSFGGDEGEEEMPMRPAKPKFNTTLVADVPGGAKEASPEQPRAKKSSPPPRKRPRSPSPERKQRPRSPDPDAQLPLRDPESPARSPTPGSPPAKESKLSRTNAQIESLKASMRRNVDTGRTDTGHKKTALEAMIPETAIRGRRRPPPGSSNGAGRGSSMNGSLGFSSATENDALRLFNAFKAKLDGADPEHPTKPSGRPSKHADAEADADDEEAQLCDLHFIANCQSCQSWDGPSADAADISRDDEGWLTHELRFDKDRLGKDLNWKRDHPDDADSLMVIDPREREKELVGASGSGRRRGLQRDRERERKRERVNDLEWDREKQ; encoded by the coding sequence ATGTCCACACAGTACGCCACTGAGCCCAATCCCACCGCGTCCGCCACGCTGAACACCACGGTCGGCCCGATCCACATCGCCCTGTTTGCCAACCAGACACCGCTCACTTGCAAGAACTTCCTCCAACACTGCAAGGATAACTACTATGCTGGCACCATCTTCCATCGCGTCGCGCCCGACTTTGTGATCCAGGGTGGCGATCCCACAGGCACGGGGTCAGGCGGCACATCTATCTACGAGTACCCAGAGTTTGAATATGACCCGGAAGCCCGCGACCCGGACGAGCGCGTCGTGCTCCGTGATGAGCTGCACAGTCGACTGCGCTTCACTCGGCGTGGACTGGTGGGGATGGCCAAGAGCGAGGACGGATCGTACGGGAGTCAATTCTTCATCACGCTCGCCAACACAGAGCGCGAGCTCAATAACCAATGCACGCTCTTCGGGCGGCTGGAGGGCGATAGTATCTTCAATGTACTCAAGATCGCAGATGCAGATCGCGTCGAAGGCACAGAGCGTCCCATGTACCCGATCAAGGTGACCTCATGCGAGGTGGGCGAGTTGGGTCCCTTGGCTGGCAAGTTGAAGGACCGGAAGATTGTGTCTACGACTGGAGCCAAAGCCGAcgagaagccgaagaagaagaagaaagcgcccaagggcaaggcgCTACTGAGCTttggcggagatgaaggcgaggaagagatgcCCATGCGGCCGGCCAAGCCGAAATTCAACACCACACTCGTCGCAGATGTCCCCGGTGGAGCAAAGGAGGCATCACCGGAGCAGCCTCGAGCAAAAAAGTCCTCCCCTCCACCACGGAAACGACCacgatctccttctccagagcGCAAGCAGCGGCCACGGTCTCCCGATCCAGATGCTCAACTGCCTCTGCGTGACCCAGAATCTCCAGCGCGTTCCCCAACCCCGGGCTCTCCACCAGCGAAAGAATCCAAGTTATCACGAACGAATGCACAGATCGAATCACTTAAGGCCTCGATGCGCCGCAACGTCGACACGGGCCGTACCGACACGGGCCACAAGAAAACCGCACTCGAGGCCATGATCCCCGAGACGGCGATTCGAGGACGCAGACGCCCGCCGCCGGGGTCATCCAATGGCGCCGGCCGTGGGAGCAGCATGAATGGCTCTTTGGGGTTCAGTAGCGCAACCGAGAACGACGCACTCCGACTTTTCAACGCCTTCAAAGCCAAGCTGGACGGTGCAGATCCGGAGCATCCCACAAAACCCAGTGGACGGCCCTCAAAACATGCAGATGCGGAAGCAGACgcagatgacgaggaggcccAGCTCTGTGATCTACATTTTATCGCAAACTGCCAATCATGTCAGTCATGGGATGGCCCATCCGCCGACGCGGCAGATATATCccgcgacgatgagggcTGGCTCACGCACGAGCTGCGATTTGACAAGGATAGACTCGGCAAAGATCTGAATTGGAAGCGCGATCACCCAGACGATGCGGACTCTTTGATGGTCATCGATCCGCGCGAGCGGGAAAAGGAGCTCGTCGGGGCAAGTGGCAGTGGACGTCGTCGGGGATTGCAACGGGATCGAGAACGAGAACGGAAGCGGGAACGAGTGAATGATTTGGAGTGGGATCGGGAGAAGCAGTGA
- a CDS encoding uncharacterized protein (ID:PFLUO_005766-T1.cds;~source:funannotate): protein MPAYHSIFLEDRDVPVIGNFPILPLRTRTRGPAYTLPQLPPNTPDIDVAPDNESYDCVDEILSLFRANVLFRNFEINGPADRMLIYGTLFVSECLGKVKPTMAARDAEKALINAALENFAVPGDVSFPLNQAFEPPRDRQDAESLRQYLSQVRQEIAIRLHARLYAGGVGPSKFWLSFTKRKFMGKSL from the exons ATGCCG GCGTACCACTCCATCTTCTTGGAGGACCGCGATGTCCCCGTCATAG GGAACTTCCCAATCCTGCCTCTGCGCACTCGCACTCGGGGTCCCGCATACACGCTCCCCCAGCTCCCTCCCAACACCCCCGACATCGACGTCGCCCCGGACAACGAATCCTACGACTGtgtcgacgagatcctgtCGCTCTTCCGGGCCAATGTCTTGTTTCGCAACTTTGAGATCAACGGTCCGGCTGACCGTATGCTCATCTATGGAACCCTCTTCGTCAGCGAGTGTCTCGGCAAAGTCAAGCCAACCATGGCCGCCCGGGATGCGGAGAAG GCCctcatcaacgccgccctcgaAAACTTCGCCGTCCCCGGTGATGTCTCGTTCCCGCTCAACCAGGCCTTTGAGCCCCCACGCGACCGCCAAGACGCAGAGAGTCTTCGGCA GTACCTCTCACAAGTGCGACAGGAAATCGCCATCCGGCTACATGCTCGACTATACGCTGGCGGAGTCGGGCCGTCAAAG TTCTGGCTGAGTTTCACAAAGAGAAAGTTCATGGGGAAGAGCCTGTAG
- a CDS encoding uncharacterized protein (ID:PFLUO_005762-T1.cds;~source:funannotate): MARKRPAPGTTPAIHPQMGAASNFSSTNPPSQLSNDQFLQWGQDPSNATNATSFPDPSYNTGTYPTAVPTGSAAISNQLARRQPSNQLVSRNRGYEQAPTYVDHAENAGDGESGAWEESLDELSQRAEVAKREAQEKRKQIPPFVQKLSSFLDKSENTDLIRWSDDGNSFIVLDEDEFARTLIPELFKHNNYASFVRQLNMYGFHKKVGLSDNSMRASERKNKSPSEYANPYFKRGKANLLWLIQKPKNATSQGSKGSKGGTRVKTEEVYENEADDYGDDGIRTARDDRARGPGQLSLVTDSALPKDQLTGVYRELQAIRQQQQIISTTITRLRKEHEQLYAQAANFQEQHTRHENSINAILTFLATVYNRSLQGQDGPQNLANSFAGAISQDHQGNIVDVGDDYLSALGSMTSPSGQRHGKKQPLLLKAPPAADETLLPPTTGPYESRSRGHARQPSATQPRHVEEVFDNSPRQTSSAGLPNGQQDDSHPQRDIMSVIQNSNARNGVPTNFSEFPNVLSSLETSGGNVPLTPNQRADMLRLMANETHSTDANPSGSPNNALMTPTPPPMPHNYSGRLANTRHEIDNLVKMQAEQDRSVQNLTNLLQPLSPTGSIPGIASDGNVPPPPLDLDQIFNNDYFTDLGDPDSKHIGHHTAGHDDTGAHDTGGAAADNGDTNDLFDFDHIPAEDDLFDDSNHDQNYNYGFDDTGYNQTPRSGNNHDSGRVIEQLTDSGATSPAATTQGETPEDGGSAKRRKKA, encoded by the exons ATGGCGCGCAAAAGGCCTGCTCCAGGCACCACCCCCGCTATTCATCCTCAGATGGGTGCGGCCTCGAATTTCTCGTCCACGAACCCCCCCTCTCAGCTGTCGAATGATCAGTTCCTGCAATGGGGCCAGGACCCGTCGAACGCGACCAATGCCACTTCCTTCCCTGATCCATCCTACAACACTGGAACATATCCCACAGCTGTACCGACAGGGTCGGCGGCAATCTCGAATCAGCTTGCCCGTCGACAGCCGTCAAATCAACTAGTCAGTCGAAACCGTGGATATGAGCAGGCTCCTACATACGTCGACCATGCTGAAAACGCGGGCGACGGAGAATCGGGAGCGTGGGAAGAGTCTCTGGATGAACTCAGCCAGCGGGCTGAGGTCGCGAAGCGAGAGGCCCAGGAAAAAAGGAAGCAGATTCCACCATTCGTACAGAAATTGAGCAG CTTTTTGGACAAATCAGAGAATACTGATTTGATTCGGTGGTCCGATGATGGCAACTCTTTTATCGTgctcgatgaagacgagTTTGCCCGGACGTTGATCCCAGAGCTCTTCAAGCACAACAACTACGCATCGTTCGTGCGACAACTCAACATGTACGGATTTCACAAGAAGGTAGGACTTTCCGACAACTCTATGCGCGCCAGCGAACGAAAAAACAAAAGCCCCAGCGAATATGCAAACCCGTACTTCAAGCGAGGCAAAGCAAACTTGCTGTGGCTGATCCAGAAGCCGAAAAATGCGACGAGCCAAGGGAGCAAGGGCAGCAAAGGTGGAACGCGTGTCAAAACGGAGGAAGTTTATGAGAATGAAGCGGACGACTACGGAGACGATGGCATACGCACAGCCCGCGATGACCGTGCGCGGGGACCAGGGCAATTGTCCTTGGTGACCGACAGTGCCTTGCCCAAGGATCAACTGACCGGCGTTTATCGCGAATTGCAGGCGATCCGCCAGCAACAGCAAATTatatccaccaccatcacccGGTTGCGGAAAGAGCACGAGCAGCTCTACGCACAAGCGGCTAATTTCCAGGAGCAGCATACGCGCCATGAGAACTCCATCAATGCCATCCTGACATTCCTGGCAACAGTGTACAATCGCAGCTTGCAGGGTCAAGATGGACCGCAAAACCTGGCCAACTCGTTTGCTGGGGCAATCTCGCAGGATCACCAAGGAAATATTGTTGATGTGGGGGATGACTACCTCAGCGCTTTGGGATCTATGACTAGTCCTTCTGGGCAAAGGCATGGGAAGAAACAACCCCTGCTGTTGAAAGCGCCACCTGCTGCAGATGAGACGCTCTTGCCTCCAACCACTGGTCCCTATGAGTCTCGATCTCGCGGTCATGCGCGGCAACCCAGTGCCACGCAGCCCAGACATGTCGAAGAGGTGTTCGACAACAGCCCGCGACAGACCAGCTCGGCCGGCCTACCAAATGGACAGCAAGATGACAGTCATCCGCAACGGGATATTATGTCCGTGATCCAAAACTCCAACGCGAGAAACGGCGTTCCAACAAACTTCTCCGAATTCCCCAATGTGCTCTCTTCGCTCGAGACCTCCGGCGGCAACGTCCCTCTCACTCCAAATCAGCGCGCGGACATGCTTCGACTCATGGCTAATGAAACACACTCTACCGACGCAAACCCCTCGGGCTCTCCCAACAACGCTCTTATGACGCCAACACCACCTCCCATGCCACACAACTACTCGGGCCGACTCGCCAATACCCGCCATGAAATAGATAATCTGGTCAAGATGCAAGCGGAACAGGACCGCTCTGTCCAAAACCTGAccaaccttctccaacctctCAGTCCGACAGGCTCGATCCCGGGGATAGCGAGTGACGGCAACGTCCCACCGCCGCCACTTGACCTCGACCAAATCTTCAATAACGACTACTTTACCGACTTGGGAGATCCGGATTCAAAGCACATCGGACACCACACGGCAGGCCACGACGATACAGGTGCACACGACACTGGTGGCGCTGCCGCAGACAACGGCGACACCAACGACCTGTTCGATTTCGACCACATTCCGGCCGAGGATGATCTCTTTGATGATTCCAACCATGACCAGAACTACAACTACGGCTTCGACGACACGGGCTATAACCAGACTCCCAGGTCGGGGAATAACCACGACTCGGGCCGTGTCATTGAGCAGTTGACGGACAGCGGAGCCACCAGTCCTGCGGCAACAACGCAGGGTGAGACTCCGGAAGATGGAGGCAGTGCCAagcgccgcaagaaggcGTGA
- a CDS encoding uncharacterized protein (ID:PFLUO_005761-T1.cds;~source:funannotate) has protein sequence MARIGALSWEKYCLRPVQAKAPTIIPVFIYGTAWKKDQSADLVYTAVNAGFRAVDTAAQPRHYQEHLVGDGIRRAIGEGVVRREDLYLKPAVQVQTKFSPVAAQDPSNMPYDASASVTEQVHASIKSSLHNLRPTADPKSVEDSYIDTLVLHSPLSTVAQTLEAWSAFETYVPHRIRNLGISNCTLPVLQELCTSGQVTVKPAVVQNRFYGDTQFDVPLRAFSRQHQIIYQSFWTLTANPALFRSAPVQQLASLVEITPAAALYSLAMGLGHVTVLNGTKNESRMVEDLAAPKKVEVFAQQQPDAWQNILAKFQNLVGESLA, from the exons ATGGCTCGGATTGGAGCTCTATCTTGGGAAAAGTACTGCCTGCGTCCGGTCCAGGCCAAAGCCCCCACCATCATCCCGGTGTTCATCTATGGCACAGCCTGGAAAAAGGACCAGAGTGCTGATCTAGTCTACACCGCGGTCAACGCCGGCTTCCGGGCAGTGGACACAGCGGCTCAGCCTCGACATTATCAGGAGCACCTCGTTGGCGATGGGATCCGCAGAGCCATTGGCGAGGGGGTGGTGCGCCGCGAAGATCTCTAC CTGAAACCTGCTGTCCAGGTGCAAACCAAATTCAGCCCCGTGGCGGCGCAGGACCCGAGCAATATGCCCTACGATGCCTCTGCCTCAGTGACGGAGCAAGTTCATGCCTCGATCAAGTCCTCGCTGCACAATTTGCGCCCAACGGCCGACCCAAAGAGCGTAGAGGACTCATACATCGACACTCTAGTTCTTCATTCTCCCCTCTCGACTGTCGCCCAGACCCTGGAGGCCTGGTCGGCCTTTGAGACTTATGTTCCCCATCGCATCCGCAACTTGGGCATTTCTAATTGTACTCTGCCCGTGCTTCAAGAACTGTGCACATCAGGCCAAGTTACAGTAAAGCCGGCAGTGGTACAGAACCGGTTTTACGGAGATACGCAGTTTGATGTCCCTCTACGTGCCTTTAGTCGCCAGCACCAGATCATCTACCAGAGTTTCTGGACCTTGACCGCAAACCCTGCCCTGTTTCGGTCTGCACCTGTACAGCAGCTTGCTTCTCTGGTTGAAATCACCCCGGCCGCTGCTCTGTACAGTCTGGCTATGGGTCTAGGGCATGTCACTGTCTTGAATGGCACGAAGAACGAATCCCGGATGGTGGAGGACCTTGCCGCACCAAAGAAAGTGGAGGTGttcgcgcagcagcagcctgaTGCTTGGCAGAATATCCTAGCAAAGTTTCAGAATCTGGTCGGGGAGTCTTTGGCATAG